In a genomic window of Lycium ferocissimum isolate CSIRO_LF1 chromosome 9, AGI_CSIRO_Lferr_CH_V1, whole genome shotgun sequence:
- the LOC132030924 gene encoding transcription factor MYBS3-like yields the protein MGRKCSHCGYIGHNSRTCSTLKCASTSNFIGGLRLFGVQLDISHSTSNSSSIHNLKKSFSFDCLALTNSHSSSPSPSLNESCEKSTNSINNGYLSDGTLVGCVGERKKGVPWTEEEHRRFLVGLEKLGKGDWRGISRNFVTTRTPTQVASHAQKYFLRQSSLNKKKRRSSLFDMARSNNKHADFAHNCQEACQAITRLSSLDLNSLGEESENSPQLEEIYSVPLWSYGSHNSHHNKVPNKSISSNGALDLELSLSAPRNNIVDKNKSSSTDVNFMNIGPITVT from the exons ATGGGGAGAAAATGTTCACATTGTGGTTACATTGGTcacaattcaagaacttgtAGCACTTTGAAATGTGCTAGTACTAGTAATTTTATTGGTGGATTAAGGCTTTTTGGAGTGCAACTTGATATCTCCCATTCTACATCTAATTCTTCTTCTATtcataatttgaagaaaagtttTAGTTTTGATTGTTTGGCTTTAACAAATAGCCACTCATCATCTCCTTCTCCATCTCTTAATGAAAGCTGTGAAAAAAGTACtaattccattaataatggttatcTCTCTGATGGTACTCTCGTAGGTTGTGTtggtgaaagaaagaaag GAGTTCCATGGACAGAAGAGGAACACAGAAGATTCTTAGTTGGACTTGAAAAGTTAGGTAAAGGAGACTGGAgaggaatttcaagaaactttgtgACAACAAGGACTCCAACTCAAGTTGCAAGTCATgctcaaaaatatttcttaagaCAATCAAGtctcaacaaaaagaaaagacgttCAAGCCTATTTGACATG GCAAGGAGCAACAACAAACATGCAGATTTTGCTCATAATTGTCAAGAAGCTTGTCAAGCTATTACCAGACTATCTTCACTAGACCTAAATTCATTGGGAGAAGAGAGTGAAAATTCTCCACAACTTGAAGAGATTTATTCAGTTCCTCTTTGGAGTTATGGATCACACAATTCTCATCACAATAAAGTGCCAAATAAGTCCATTTCTTCAAATGGAGCTCTTGATTTGGAGCTTAGTCTCTCAGCTCCAAGAAATAATATTGTGGATAAAAATAAGTCATCATCCACAGATGTTAACTTCATGAATATTGGGCCAATTACAGTTACCTAA